In Arthrobacter sp. StoSoilB5, one genomic interval encodes:
- a CDS encoding rhodanese-like domain-containing protein, translated as MSDFETVPVGDIPADASILDVREDYEWVAGHAEGARHIPMDQLPARLDELDPDDDLFVICRTGGRSFRVVQWLVGQGYSAVNVAGGMDMWFEAGRPMVSDNGLKPVVL; from the coding sequence ATGAGCGACTTCGAAACCGTGCCTGTGGGCGACATTCCGGCTGATGCCAGCATCCTTGACGTTCGTGAAGACTATGAATGGGTTGCCGGGCATGCTGAGGGCGCACGTCATATTCCCATGGACCAACTGCCCGCCCGGTTGGATGAACTGGACCCCGACGACGACCTCTTCGTCATCTGCAGGACCGGTGGCCGTTCCTTCCGCGTAGTGCAGTGGCTGGTGGGCCAAGGCTACTCCGCCGTGAACGTTGCCGGTGGTATGGACATGTGGTTCGAGGCCGGCCGGCCCATGGTGTCGGACAACGGCCTTAAGCCAGTGGTTCTCTAG
- the pheA gene encoding prephenate dehydratase: MSAPTYTFLGPEGTFTEAALMQVPGAADATRIPCTNVNTALERVRNGEADAAMVPIENSVEGGVTATLDAIATGPELRIIREALVPITFVLVARPGVVISDIKRISTHGHAWAQCRLWVDEHIPNADYVPGSSTAASAMGLLEGDAPYDAAICAPLIAAEQSGLNVLAENIGDNPDAVTRFILVSKPGTLPERTGADKTTVVVPLPEDHPGALMEILDQFASRGVNLSRIESRPTGQYLGHYFFSIDADGHASDSRVADALAGLHRISPATRFLGSYARADKQAAVVAPHTSDAAFASAHAWVEAILKG, from the coding sequence ATGTCAGCACCTACCTATACGTTCCTGGGCCCGGAAGGAACGTTCACTGAGGCCGCCCTCATGCAGGTCCCCGGCGCCGCTGATGCCACCCGCATTCCTTGCACCAACGTGAACACGGCCCTTGAGCGGGTGCGCAATGGTGAGGCCGATGCTGCCATGGTTCCCATTGAGAACTCGGTGGAGGGCGGCGTCACTGCAACGCTGGATGCCATTGCCACAGGGCCCGAACTCCGGATCATCCGCGAGGCCCTGGTTCCTATTACGTTCGTGCTCGTGGCGAGGCCCGGCGTCGTGATTTCCGATATAAAGCGCATCTCCACACACGGCCATGCGTGGGCCCAGTGCCGCCTCTGGGTGGACGAACATATTCCGAACGCGGACTATGTACCCGGTTCCTCTACCGCAGCATCTGCCATGGGCCTCCTGGAGGGAGACGCCCCCTACGATGCCGCTATTTGCGCCCCGCTAATTGCGGCGGAACAATCTGGGCTCAATGTTCTGGCCGAAAACATCGGAGACAACCCCGATGCAGTCACCCGCTTCATCCTGGTGAGCAAGCCGGGTACATTGCCCGAACGAACGGGCGCGGACAAAACCACCGTTGTTGTCCCACTGCCGGAGGACCACCCGGGGGCACTCATGGAAATCCTTGACCAATTCGCATCGCGAGGTGTGAACCTTAGCCGCATCGAGTCACGCCCCACTGGCCAGTACCTGGGCCACTACTTCTTCAGCATCGATGCGGACGGTCATGCGTCGGACTCCCGTGTTGCCGACGCCCTCGCGGGTCTTCACCGGATCAGCCCGGCAACTCGCTTCCTGGGCTCATATGCGCGTGCCGACAAGCAAGCCGCCGTGGTGGCCCCGCATACTTCGGACGCAGCATTTGCCTCTGCCCATGCGTGGGTCGAAGCAATTCTGAAGGGCTAG
- a CDS encoding peptidase E, translating into MAAGQPTILATSGGYKPGSRTRIEFDHLMHYAVELAGVNGRAPRVTHIGTASGDQRWWAAEMDQAARIAGFDFTHLNLFTMPNIEDPDAHLLEQDVVWVHGGSVVNLLAVWRAHGLDGILRKAWESGVVLAGVSAGSICWFKGGVTDSFGPELKPVTNALGFLPYANGVHYDSEPTRAPAIHKLVANGTLGEAHCTDDGVGLVYRGTELVEVVSEVKNKAAFRVTAGAGESVDAIAVEERLESRFLG; encoded by the coding sequence ATGGCGGCTGGCCAACCCACCATCCTCGCAACATCCGGCGGTTACAAGCCGGGCAGCCGGACCCGCATCGAGTTCGACCACCTCATGCATTACGCCGTGGAGCTTGCCGGCGTAAATGGCCGCGCACCGCGGGTGACCCATATTGGCACCGCATCGGGCGATCAACGCTGGTGGGCGGCAGAAATGGATCAGGCCGCCCGCATTGCGGGGTTTGATTTCACTCATCTCAACCTCTTCACCATGCCCAACATTGAGGATCCGGACGCCCATCTCCTTGAGCAGGACGTGGTGTGGGTCCACGGTGGCTCGGTGGTCAACCTCCTTGCCGTGTGGAGGGCGCACGGCCTGGATGGAATATTGCGGAAGGCTTGGGAAAGCGGCGTGGTCCTGGCTGGCGTTTCCGCAGGTTCCATCTGTTGGTTCAAGGGCGGCGTGACCGACTCCTTCGGCCCTGAACTGAAGCCTGTCACCAACGCACTTGGCTTCCTTCCCTACGCAAACGGCGTCCACTATGACTCTGAACCCACCCGCGCCCCTGCCATCCACAAGTTGGTGGCAAACGGCACGCTCGGCGAGGCGCACTGCACGGACGACGGCGTGGGTCTGGTTTACCGGGGCACTGAGCTTGTGGAGGTGGTGTCCGAAGTCAAGAACAAGGCCGCCTTCCGGGTGACCGCGGGTGCGGGCGAGAGCGTAGACGCCATTGCTGTGGAGGAACGGTTGGAGTCGCGTTTCCTTGGTTGA
- a CDS encoding SRPBCC family protein produces MQTVTKAIEVEVPVSVAYNQWTQFEKFPEFMSGVESVRQIDDSTLHFSTKVGGVRREYDARITQQVPDTVIAWESIDAPRNAGSVRFDNLGPGHCGVNVTLEWEPEGFVEKAGAALSADEMQVAADLDKFKEFIEDRGHETGAWRGRVD; encoded by the coding sequence ATGCAAACGGTCACGAAGGCCATCGAGGTAGAGGTGCCGGTATCGGTCGCCTATAACCAATGGACCCAGTTCGAAAAGTTTCCCGAGTTCATGAGCGGCGTGGAAAGTGTCCGCCAGATCGATGATTCAACACTGCACTTCTCAACCAAGGTGGGCGGGGTAAGGCGCGAATATGACGCTCGCATCACCCAACAAGTTCCGGATACCGTGATCGCCTGGGAAAGCATCGACGCACCACGCAACGCTGGCTCAGTCCGCTTCGACAACCTTGGACCCGGGCACTGCGGCGTCAACGTGACCCTGGAATGGGAGCCCGAAGGATTCGTGGAGAAGGCCGGCGCCGCGCTCTCCGCAGACGAGATGCAGGTGGCCGCGGACCTGGACAAATTCAAGGAATTCATCGAGGACCGCGGCCACGAAACCGGTGCTTGGCGGGGGCGGGTGGACTAG
- a CDS encoding sigma-70 family RNA polymerase sigma factor, with product MRQARPFDVQARHPAPESTIRQSFQDSLVLDHLNLAKSIAARYSAHTHDLDDVRQVAYMGLIKAARGYDESKGVSFPAYAAPTIAGEVKRYLRDHCWVVRPPRPIQDVRRQVLARTEELTQKLQRTPTPEEVAMDLRLEPCQVREALMAGTSKRPDSLDAPAAEGRDGLQGFLSAFGCPTDRLEDLLALRNAIRGLNAEDRHLLYRRYYREETQSTIAEALGMSQMQVSRRLSRILVSLQTQLLDEEAHLQDGTAP from the coding sequence ATGCGACAAGCCCGACCATTCGACGTCCAAGCCCGGCACCCTGCGCCGGAGAGCACCATCCGCCAAAGTTTCCAGGACAGCTTGGTTTTGGACCATCTCAATCTTGCAAAGTCCATTGCCGCCAGGTATTCAGCCCACACGCACGACCTCGACGACGTCCGGCAGGTTGCGTACATGGGCTTGATCAAGGCGGCGCGAGGATATGACGAAAGCAAAGGCGTCAGCTTCCCGGCCTATGCCGCCCCGACCATTGCGGGTGAGGTCAAGAGGTATCTCCGCGATCACTGCTGGGTGGTGCGGCCACCGAGGCCCATCCAGGATGTGCGGCGCCAGGTGCTCGCCAGAACAGAGGAACTGACGCAGAAGCTGCAGAGAACTCCAACGCCCGAAGAAGTGGCGATGGACCTTCGGCTGGAACCCTGCCAAGTCAGGGAAGCGTTGATGGCCGGCACCAGCAAGCGGCCGGATTCCCTCGACGCTCCGGCTGCGGAGGGCCGCGACGGCCTGCAAGGATTCCTTTCAGCTTTCGGCTGCCCTACGGATCGCTTGGAGGATCTGCTCGCGCTGCGGAATGCAATCCGGGGCTTGAATGCGGAAGACAGACACCTCCTTTACCGTCGCTACTACCGGGAGGAAACGCAGTCCACGATCGCCGAGGCACTGGGGATGTCCCAGATGCAGGTCTCGCGGCGGCTTTCCAGGATCCTGGTGTCCCTGCAGACGCAATTGCTGGATGAGGAAGCGCACCTCCAGGACGGAACGGCGCCTTAA
- the serS gene encoding serine--tRNA ligase: MIDVKDLSENPDKFRASQRARGADESVVDAIISADSDRRAALIRYETLRAEQNVFGKKVAQAKGEEKQALLAEVKELANSVKAASAEADAAQAKQEELLRIIPNLIVDGVPEGGEDDYVVVKTVGEPRQFTDFEPKDHLEIGELIGAIDMERGAKVSGARFYFLRGVGARLEMALLQMAMDQAIEAGFVPMITPTLVRPETMQGTGFDVKHDAEIYRLAEDDLYLVGTSEVALAGYHADEILDFSGGPIRYAGQSSCYRREAGSHGKDTRGIIRVHQFNKVEMFIYTTVEEAAAEHERLLAWEEEMLAKCELPYRVIDTAAGDLGMSAARKFDCEAWVPTQNAYRELTSTSNCTTFQARRLNIRERVINEEGVAKGTRAVATLNGTLATTRWIVALLEHHQNPDGSVNVPKALQKYIGGLEVLPVL; this comes from the coding sequence GTGATCGACGTAAAAGACCTCAGCGAAAATCCGGACAAGTTCCGTGCCAGCCAGCGCGCCCGTGGCGCCGATGAGTCCGTTGTGGACGCGATCATCTCCGCAGACTCCGATCGCCGCGCCGCGCTGATCCGCTACGAAACCCTCCGCGCCGAGCAAAATGTCTTCGGCAAGAAGGTGGCCCAGGCCAAGGGCGAGGAAAAGCAGGCCCTGCTGGCCGAGGTCAAGGAACTGGCCAACTCGGTCAAGGCCGCTTCCGCGGAGGCGGATGCCGCCCAGGCCAAGCAGGAAGAGCTGCTGCGCATCATTCCCAACCTGATCGTGGACGGCGTGCCCGAGGGCGGCGAGGACGACTACGTAGTGGTCAAGACCGTTGGCGAACCCCGTCAGTTCACCGATTTCGAGCCGAAGGACCACCTGGAAATCGGTGAGCTCATTGGTGCGATCGACATGGAACGCGGCGCCAAGGTTTCCGGTGCGCGCTTCTACTTCCTGCGTGGCGTGGGTGCCCGCTTGGAAATGGCTCTGCTGCAGATGGCCATGGACCAGGCGATCGAGGCCGGCTTCGTCCCGATGATCACCCCCACTTTGGTGCGGCCGGAGACCATGCAGGGCACCGGTTTCGACGTAAAGCACGACGCCGAGATCTACCGTCTCGCTGAAGACGACCTTTACCTGGTGGGAACCTCGGAAGTGGCCCTCGCCGGCTACCACGCTGACGAGATCCTGGACTTCTCCGGGGGCCCCATCCGCTACGCCGGCCAGAGCTCCTGCTACCGCCGCGAAGCCGGTTCGCACGGCAAGGACACCCGCGGCATCATCCGGGTGCACCAGTTCAACAAGGTGGAGATGTTCATCTACACCACTGTTGAGGAAGCTGCTGCAGAACACGAACGCCTGCTTGCCTGGGAAGAGGAAATGCTGGCCAAGTGCGAGCTTCCCTACCGCGTGATCGATACAGCTGCGGGCGACCTCGGCATGTCCGCGGCCCGCAAGTTCGACTGTGAAGCCTGGGTTCCCACCCAGAACGCCTACCGCGAGCTCACGTCTACGTCCAACTGCACCACGTTCCAGGCCCGCCGCCTCAACATCCGCGAACGCGTGATCAACGAGGAAGGCGTTGCCAAGGGCACCCGCGCCGTGGCAACCCTGAACGGCACCTTGGCCACCACCCGTTGGATTGTGGCCCTGCTTGAGCACCACCAGAACCCGGACGGCTCGGTCAACGTTCCCAAGGCCCTGCAGAAGTACATTGGCGGGCTTGAGGTTCTGCCGGTCCTGTAG
- a CDS encoding HAD family hydrolase — translation MTILTDTPVAGIDDQPNDNNKLMIALDVDGTLVDHDGHMSPGVRTAAQQVVASGHDVMIATGRSLNATLPIIQQIGLERGYAVCCNGGVTLRLDPTLETGYEIIHKATFDPAPALRALRERLPNAKYALEDEDGNFLSTERFQDASFGVEAIGVDFQTMLEATAVRVVVFSSDNTSDDFNHAIRHIGLSGVTYSVGWTAWLDIAAEGVTKASALEALRQKIGTEQVNTVAVGDGRNDIEMLTWAGRGVAMGQAPEEVIAVADEVTASVFDDGAALVLRSLL, via the coding sequence ATGACTATTTTGACTGATACACCAGTTGCTGGCATCGATGACCAGCCAAATGACAACAACAAACTCATGATCGCCTTGGACGTTGACGGCACGCTCGTCGACCACGATGGCCACATGTCCCCAGGTGTCCGGACCGCCGCGCAGCAAGTGGTCGCCAGCGGCCACGACGTCATGATCGCCACCGGCCGGTCCCTCAATGCAACCCTTCCGATCATCCAACAGATCGGCCTGGAACGCGGCTACGCCGTGTGCTGCAACGGCGGCGTGACCCTCCGGCTGGATCCCACCCTTGAAACCGGCTACGAGATCATCCACAAGGCAACGTTCGATCCCGCCCCGGCGCTAAGGGCACTTCGCGAACGCCTGCCCAACGCGAAGTACGCGCTGGAGGATGAGGATGGGAACTTCCTCTCCACGGAGCGCTTCCAGGATGCCAGCTTCGGCGTCGAGGCAATCGGAGTGGACTTCCAGACCATGTTGGAGGCCACAGCCGTGCGCGTGGTGGTCTTCAGCAGTGACAACACTTCGGACGACTTCAACCACGCCATCCGTCACATCGGCCTTTCAGGCGTGACGTACTCGGTGGGCTGGACTGCGTGGCTGGACATTGCCGCGGAGGGCGTTACCAAGGCCAGCGCCCTTGAGGCACTGCGCCAGAAGATCGGCACGGAACAGGTCAACACGGTGGCAGTGGGAGATGGCCGCAATGACATCGAGATGCTTACATGGGCTGGCCGGGGAGTGGCCATGGGCCAAGCTCCCGAGGAAGTAATCGCCGTCGCGGACGAGGTCACCGCGTCAGTATTCGACGACGGCGCCGCCCTGGTTTTGCGTAGCCTGCTGTAA
- a CDS encoding GAF and ANTAR domain-containing protein, producing the protein MEDQQLTEPQLVAADIQDLLLDTPDVEAFLTELARHSAAIFSQPGNEVFCGITLLRHRAAATVASSSERAQMLDELQYQFADGPCIHCCQQGTQVHIPDFEKDNTWPDYNEMAVANGVHSVLAVPFPMADDSARAGLNLYSERPNGFDQAAVQRASDYVQQASKGLQLAVLIAQHSQTAANLRAAMASRTVIDVATGIIIAQNRCSQAEAVELIKKASSNRNVKLRDVAQAIVDSAGGGPVQTHFT; encoded by the coding sequence GTGGAAGACCAACAACTCACCGAGCCCCAACTTGTTGCAGCGGACATCCAGGACCTACTCCTCGATACACCGGACGTGGAAGCCTTCCTTACCGAGCTGGCACGCCACTCCGCGGCGATATTCTCCCAGCCGGGCAACGAAGTATTTTGCGGCATCACCCTGCTCAGACATCGCGCGGCCGCCACAGTGGCCAGCAGCAGCGAACGCGCGCAGATGCTGGACGAACTCCAGTACCAGTTCGCTGATGGCCCGTGCATCCATTGCTGCCAGCAGGGCACGCAAGTACACATTCCGGACTTCGAAAAAGACAACACTTGGCCTGACTACAACGAAATGGCCGTGGCGAATGGTGTTCATTCAGTCCTGGCTGTGCCCTTCCCAATGGCGGATGACTCGGCACGGGCCGGGCTCAACCTCTACTCCGAACGGCCCAACGGCTTTGACCAGGCCGCAGTGCAGCGGGCCAGTGATTATGTCCAGCAGGCATCCAAGGGCCTTCAACTGGCGGTGCTGATCGCGCAGCATAGCCAGACCGCCGCCAACCTGCGCGCGGCCATGGCATCCCGGACGGTCATCGACGTCGCCACGGGCATCATCATCGCCCAAAATAGGTGCAGCCAAGCTGAAGCCGTGGAGCTCATCAAAAAGGCCTCAAGCAACCGGAACGTCAAGCTCCGGGACGTGGCTCAGGCAATCGTTGACTCAGCCGGCGGCGGCCCCGTCCAAACCCATTTCACTTAA
- a CDS encoding diacylglycerol kinase family protein — protein MSDWILYVILAGGVVFAVSSWWGVRRLRARHIRSAVREGTHKPEPGHQKVAVVLNPVKNKSLEARQAIIDACDLAGWDSPRFFETTLEDPGYGQSRQALEYGADVVLVCGGDGTVRVVAESLAHKGVAMGLIPLGTGNLLARNVELDVNDIADCIQIALFGHQRFIDTASMGIDNSITGESSTHTFLVIAGMGLDAEVVGDTKEDLKKTVGWLAYTEAGVRHLPGRRKRVTITMDDQPEQARKIRSVLFANCGLIPGGIDFIPEAMIDDGMLDIVVMSPRSAFGWIAMYAKILFKHKRNLPVMNFYRSGKVTIRSQEPMATQLDGDPAGEATEVTVQVQPGSLLVRVPKAQTL, from the coding sequence ATGAGCGACTGGATCCTGTACGTGATTCTCGCTGGGGGCGTGGTATTTGCCGTCTCCAGTTGGTGGGGTGTGCGCCGATTGCGGGCCCGGCACATCAGGAGCGCGGTTCGGGAGGGCACCCACAAACCCGAGCCTGGGCACCAGAAGGTTGCGGTGGTCCTCAACCCGGTGAAAAACAAGTCGCTCGAGGCCCGCCAAGCAATCATCGACGCTTGCGACCTCGCCGGTTGGGACAGCCCGAGGTTCTTTGAAACCACTCTGGAGGACCCCGGTTACGGGCAGTCGCGCCAAGCGCTGGAGTACGGGGCCGACGTCGTTCTTGTGTGCGGCGGCGACGGTACAGTGCGCGTGGTGGCTGAGTCTCTGGCGCATAAAGGCGTGGCGATGGGCCTCATTCCCCTGGGCACCGGAAACCTCTTGGCACGCAACGTCGAACTGGACGTCAACGACATCGCCGATTGCATCCAGATCGCCCTCTTTGGCCACCAACGCTTCATCGATACCGCCAGCATGGGCATAGACAACAGCATTACCGGAGAATCATCCACGCATACATTCCTGGTGATCGCGGGTATGGGCCTGGATGCCGAGGTTGTTGGCGATACCAAGGAAGACCTGAAGAAGACCGTGGGCTGGCTGGCCTACACCGAGGCCGGGGTCCGGCATTTACCCGGCCGGCGCAAGCGGGTCACCATCACCATGGATGACCAGCCGGAGCAGGCCAGGAAAATCCGGAGCGTGCTTTTCGCCAATTGCGGCCTGATTCCGGGTGGCATTGACTTCATTCCGGAAGCCATGATCGACGACGGCATGCTGGACATCGTCGTCATGAGCCCGCGCAGCGCATTTGGATGGATCGCCATGTACGCAAAGATCCTGTTCAAGCACAAGCGGAACCTGCCGGTGATGAATTTCTACCGCTCCGGCAAGGTCACCATCCGCAGCCAGGAACCCATGGCGACGCAACTCGACGGCGACCCCGCGGGTGAGGCAACCGAGGTCACCGTTCAGGTCCAGCCCGGTTCGTTGCTGGTGCGGGTACCGAAGGCTCAAACCCTCTAG
- a CDS encoding endonuclease domain-containing protein produces the protein MDKSRWISLKPWERYSATIRAVALELPSAHFCYETAAVLWGMQVVGIPAHIHLANSSSGHAGSKRSTTKASGDTKSGSTGLEGIRSYGIYRHAYQASPVHLTGLTVTDLHSTAADVMARLPFARAVVLADHAISQARFGPSAASVKDLRHAGGSLASGAKRRWVSSVLDFADARSGSAGESLSRAQMHLLGFPAPELQTEFYDALGFVARTDFYWRGLKIIGEFDGEAKYLNDEYLNGGTAREAVLKEKKREDRLRAMGFQVVRWDWATAIRPEKLLAKLEAAGLSRTGNPALRTIHRRARG, from the coding sequence ATGGACAAGAGCCGGTGGATCTCTCTGAAGCCTTGGGAGCGCTACTCCGCGACCATCAGGGCAGTCGCTTTGGAACTCCCTTCTGCACACTTTTGCTACGAGACGGCAGCCGTGCTCTGGGGGATGCAGGTTGTCGGGATCCCGGCGCACATCCATTTGGCCAATTCGTCATCCGGCCACGCTGGTTCCAAGCGATCGACCACTAAGGCCTCGGGAGACACGAAGTCGGGCAGCACAGGACTGGAGGGCATCAGGAGTTACGGCATCTATCGCCATGCCTACCAAGCGAGCCCAGTGCACCTGACCGGGCTGACCGTCACGGACCTTCACTCAACAGCGGCTGACGTAATGGCCCGGCTTCCCTTCGCACGGGCGGTGGTTCTAGCGGATCACGCCATCAGCCAAGCAAGGTTCGGACCGTCGGCCGCCAGCGTTAAAGACCTGCGTCATGCAGGAGGGAGCCTGGCATCCGGCGCCAAGAGACGGTGGGTCAGCTCGGTCCTTGACTTCGCCGATGCTCGCTCGGGTTCAGCGGGTGAGTCCCTGAGCCGTGCCCAAATGCATCTACTTGGTTTTCCAGCCCCCGAGCTTCAGACGGAATTTTATGACGCCTTGGGATTCGTTGCCCGGACCGATTTCTACTGGCGGGGACTCAAGATTATTGGCGAGTTCGACGGAGAGGCAAAGTACCTCAATGACGAGTACCTCAACGGGGGAACTGCACGTGAAGCCGTGCTCAAGGAGAAGAAGCGCGAGGACAGACTCCGTGCCATGGGCTTCCAGGTAGTGCGGTGGGACTGGGCAACAGCCATCAGGCCGGAGAAGCTGCTTGCAAAGCTCGAAGCAGCCGGACTTTCCAGGACAGGAAACCCCGCCCTACGGACCATTCACCGCCGGGCGCGAGGGTGA